One genomic window of Lynx canadensis isolate LIC74 chromosome F2, mLynCan4.pri.v2, whole genome shotgun sequence includes the following:
- the LOC115506240 gene encoding lymphocyte antigen 6H — protein sequence MPPAAMNGLGLVLLAALLCSAPAHGLWCQDCTLTTNSSHCTPKQCQPSDTVCASVRITDPGSSRKDHSVNKMCASSCDFVKRHFFSDYLMGFINSGILQVDVDCCGTDLCNGGPRAGGGPWALAGGLLLSLGPALLWAGP from the exons ATGCCGCCTGCAGCCATGAACGGCCTGGGCCTGGTGCTGCTGGCCGCCCTGCTGTGCTCTGCGCCCG CTCACGGCCTGTGGTGCCAGGACTGCACCCTGACCACCAACTCGAGCCACTGCACCCCGAAGCAGTGCCAGCCGTCGGACACGGTGTGCGCCAGCGTCCGGATCACCGACCCCGGCAGCA GCAGGAAGGACCATTCCGTGAACAAGATGTGCGCCTCGTCCTGCGACTTCGTTAAGCGGCACTTCTTCTCGGACTATCTGATGGGCTTCATTAACTCTGGGATCTTACAAGTCGATGTGGACTGCTGCGGGACGGATCTGTGCAACGGGGGGCCGAGGGCGGGGGGTGGCCCCTGGGCCCTGGCCGGGGGGCTGCTGCTCAGCCTGGGGCCGGCCCTCCTCTGGGCTGGGCCCTGa